The nucleotide window GTTCCATGGTTTACCGGGTCCGTACGGATGTAAATATACCCCCCGGTAATGGGTtacgtgtgtgtgtgtgtgtgtgtgtgtgtgtgtgtgttgtatCTATCTTTATCTCTAGTAAGTCAGAGTAATTAGTGGTGTTATTTGAAGGGTTCAAGGGAGGATCTAATTATCTATCTAGTGGCGGCTGCTTTTATTAGCTAGCTGGAACGGTGGTTCAATTGGTGCTGTGATTTGTGCTAGTTGGGATGTGAGGACTGGCGTGGATTAGACTAgatggggttgggggaggcACTACGTGGAGGGGGTACGTATGTTCTCTCTCCGCAAGTTGGTACGTAGTACTAATCTACACCGTAGCTGTGAGCTGAGGACAAAGTAGATGGGGATTCAACTCTTTGCTTGTTATACCTTTCATGGCGCCAATTCTTTTGGTTGCTGTTGTGGTGTGATATTCAttaatttcattattatGTTTTGGATTCGTTGGAGCACTTGAATgcggtgctgctgctatACAAAAGGGGCAATGTTGCTGTAGACGAAAAGCTCTATTCATAGAGAGATAAAATGAGGATGGTCAGGAGGTCATGTCTACGTAGTACTTCAACGTGTTCTGGAAATAAGTGCCCGAACTAAGCATTAGGATAGACAATTCTCCTACTTACGAGGCAGGTGCCAAATGCGCCACAAAGATCGCCTATCTTTGCGCAACGCGATGACGATTAGAGTTATGGAAATTGACAACCTCTGTAGTTATCTTGCTATCACTATACTATACCTTGGAACACATCTCTCTCTGACAGACCGAATCATTATCTGTCATATGTCGGTATGGACCAACACACACTGCTGCCTCTGTATGCCATGCCAACTGTGCCTCTGCGTCTGAGGTATGGAGATTTCaatccctgctgctgctgcacgaCTGCAATAAACATGAACAGCCAGTGCCAGATTGGGGTGGGGATCTTTATCCTGTCCCCGCTCCGATCAACCAATGGCGGTTTGTAGCCACTACATTTCCAGAACTCCGGCTCTCCATGGCTAATCCACATTGGGTGTCATCGTACGTTGGCCGGGCTTGGCATGACTCCACCGACGAAACGAGGAAATCGGGTGTAACGAACTGTGGCCAGCCTGAAGCATAAAGCAGGATTGCCAAACGTTATCTCCGGCGGTTTGCGGGCAAAAAAAGCAGAccagaggggaaagaaagaggattCAAacagaaggagaggaagaaagtcGAGAGCGTCCTGTGGTCCTTGTTTCGCCGCTTTCGTCTCCTCTACTatcactctctctccctctcgccctctcttcctccctttatATCATCAACCGCTGATCCCTTCCCCTACTCTCCCCCGATCTTCCCCCATTCTTTCATCCCTGTATACATACTTCGGTACATACCTTGACACCCCGATCAGGTGGCCCTGCATTGACTGTGGGATTTTCTCGCCATCTGAATCTGTTTTTCATCTTTCATCGacattcctttttctctgtttCCCTCTCGCTCATTCGATCTTCCTATCAACTTCCGAGCTCACTCCGAGCAAGTGATGTAAAGAATCCATGGTGGCCTTCACTCATATCGCCGGGGGATCGGCTCCGTCCTCCATAGTCGCCTGTGTGGCACTATTATTACTCGCATGCCTTCACACTGTCGTCGCAGAGATCGATTCGGTCTTTAAATCCGTGAGTTGCGCCCGCTTTAGCGTTATTGCAGCTGCTTGCACGCAATAGTAGCCAAGATGTTCGTCACCCGGATCGCTAACCTTGTCTCGACGTCCACCTGCAGCGACCCGATCTCTATCCTCCAGTCCTTACTTTGGAACATAGAGTTCCCGACAAGCTAAGCCCGGGTTACATCTTTGTCGGCCCGTATGAAGCGTCCAATTCCGGCCCGTATatctatgatgatgagggggtaTGCTTCTGATATTCCCGCCCGAGTGTATTGTATGGTGTTGACCATGTTATAGAACCTAGTCTGGAGCGGCTGGGGTAACTCGGGCCCCGGAAATGCCCACGGCATGCACGTTTGCAAATACAAGGGAAAGGATCACTTGTGTTTCTTTCAGGGTGTTCAACAGAACGGGTATTGTCGAGGTCATGGAGTCATCATGGATGACCACTATCGCATCGTCCGAACCGTGGTTCCCGGAGGCGGCATGGCATCCAGCGATATGCACGAATTCATGCCTATCAATGACGGCAAGACTGCCTTGATGACGGTCTACCAGCAGCGACAGTTCGACATGTCCCCGTGGAATGTGAAATCCGGCATGGGATGGGTGATGGAGAGTATCTTCcaggaggtggatgtggagacCAACGAAGTTCTGTTCGAGTGGAAGTCCCTCGACCACGTCGACCCTTCGGATGCCTACACCTGGCCGAGTCACACGGATACTTCGGGCACTGGGCTGGACCCGCGCTCGCCCTGGGATTACTTCCATATCAACTCGATCGACAAGAACGCTGACGGCGATTATTTGATCTCTTCGCGCCACACGTGCGCGATCTACAAAATCTCCGGCAAGGATGGATCTATCATCTGGCGGTTGCACGGAGCGCATCCCACCTTCAAGAACATCAACTTCAGTTTTTCGCAACAGCACGATGCGCGGTGGCTTGGTGAAAACTCCACCCACACGCTGCTGTCTCTGTATAACAACGGGTTCAATGGTTTCAACCGCACCCACGACTTCTCCTCGGGCATGATTATCTTGATCGATCACCAAGATAACACCGCCACTCAGCTGCACGACTACTCTCCTCCCGGGAAGACCATGATCAGCTCCAGCCAGGGTAACATGCAAGTCCTTCCGAACAAGAACGTATTCATTGGGTGGGGTAACAACGCCTATGTGTCGGAACATGACGAAGAAGGCAATGTACTGCTCTGGGGCTACATCGACAAGGATCGCATCATGAACTACCGGGCACAAAAGTTCGAATGGGATGGAATGCCTACCGACGTGCCGGCTCTCTGGACGTACTCGCAATCTACAGACACCTTCTCTCCGACGACGTTCTACGTCAGCTGGAACGGGGCTACGCGTGTGAAGTACTGGCGGTTCTACGGCGCGACCAACTCGACTGGCCCGTATATGCTCATCAAGCAGACCGAAAAGAGAGGATTCGAGACGAGCTACTCGGCACCGCACTTCTACCGCTGGACCTACGCGGAGGCGGTAGATGTGGAGGGCAAGGTTCTGGGCAAGTCGCGCAGCATGTTCACCTTCACGCCGTCGCCCGATCTCCAGGGTTATTGTGGCCGGGAGTCATGTGAGAATGCGCAGACGTATGGAATGCCTGGCGAGGAGGGCGCTGGACCTGCGATTCCCCCGGCTGGAATCAACACCGTTCCTTGGGTCGATCCTGATCACCCTGATGCACACTTCGATTGGGGTCAgaccggggatgatgaggatgagagtgaGAGCGGGTCCGGCAATTTGAAGAGTGTTTATGGTAAGCGGCCTCCAGCTGACGGCAGGAAGAATAACCCCGCTGACTATCGTAATTTAGATAACAACGTGGGATGGATCGCCCCCGTCTTCGGCTTTGTCGTGGCCATCGTGGCCATCTATACGATCATGCGGATATACCGGCGCCAACAGCAATTTAGCCGGGTGAAGGAGAGGGCATCGACGGAGAGTGTCGATAGGATCGAGAGGTCCAAGCCCTGGACGGAATCGGAGGAGACGCCGTGGTGGCATTGGCGACGCTGGACGAAGTCACAGGAGCCACCGCGGTATTTTCCGTTGGCAGAACAACGGAGTCCATCCTGGCGAGCAGAAGGACATTATGTGCGATAGATAGATGCACATTATAATAAGTGTGATTATTGATGTGCTTATAAatgaatataaagataaatattaaactTGTATAAACAAAAAGTCTTCCCGTTTTCCAATTCAAACATACGATCCATCTCCTTGAACCTTGGAACCATACCATACAGCGGCTAATACACGGGACGGTCATCGGCTgacagtacatacatacatagcaAAGCCGAGCAAAGCGGCAACGAGCCATAGAAATGCATGACGCCGACAACGAGTACAAAGTTAACTAGTAGCTTACTACGTAGTTTTTAGCtgacaggaaagaaaaactgACTCGTGCGGACGCAGCCCCGAACCAACAACCGAAACTGCATGTCACTTTCCGTCACTCGCTACTACTTTTATCTACGCATCGAATTGCGTACGTCTGATCTGAAGGCTTTGATCTCTGACGTCTGACGCAGCCTGCATAACTTTCGTTTAGacagacaaaaaaaaaagttttcaCCTGCCCCATGCACATCAACTAGCGGAGAGGTCGGAATTGATGCTACGTAGTCGACTTTCTAAAAGACGCATGGATGGGGGGGTTTTGTTTCAAGGGAacgggaagggaaaagagttCAGGTCGTCTGGATGAGACGCTGGTGAGGGTCTGTTTAGCCGGGGAAAGAGATAAGTGGAAGTATCATCCTAGTCCTATCTAGTTACTACGTATgtagaaagaggaagagagagagtgggtATCAATTGTGTCGAAACTCGAAACAAAAGtgccaaaaaagaaaagaggaaaattCAACGGGGGAGATAGAATGAATGCCAAGACGCCAAAAGGCCGGACGAGGAAGGAACGGACGAGTTGAGGTGGAGAACCGACGAAAGAGTCGTCGCAAGCTCGGGGATTCGTTGCCGATCCGAatgaagaataaaaaagaatttaagaaaagaaaaaaagttttttttttttttccttttttattttaatcatttttttaatttattcgGCTTATTTTAGTTTCACGAGTCATTTCCTCTTTGGGCGTATACTTCATTAATTTCCATTCAGTAACAATCAGTTGTTCAGTACATCCAGTAAGTTGTAATTCCCAGTTCTTACTGAGTACGGCAGTTCTCCTGATGGTCGTCTCTGTCTAGTCttccactctctctctctctcttcacgatcttccctttccattcctttcttcttctctctttttctccctctctcttacTTCCTATTCTCAGTCTCTCATtctcgcttcttctcttttcgtGGATCCCGATCTGACCTGACCTAAACCAAACCATCAAGCCCCGGTCCggcccctcccttccttcttgttcttctccagtACCGTGGGCTGCCCTATCATCATTCGCCGCCCCCCCAAAAGGTAACTCTCCAATGCCTGCGCCAAAATCCGGCTCTCAAGGAACCGCCGGGCGTCCGTCGCTACCCTCTTTAtcgctctcctccaccaccccttcCTCGGCCATCTCTACTCCAGCGGCCACTCCCAACCCCCTCtcggccacctcctcctccttcgcccaAGCCTCTAAGAGCCGGAATGCTCGTCATACCCGAGCCACTTCCTGGACATCCGGTCACGATCAAGGCGGCGAACCCGACCCCGCGGACTTTACCTCTTCTCAACAACGTCGTCGCCGAGAATCCAACATCTCGTTAGCTGACGTCTCTGAGGGCTCTTCCGGCCGCTACGACGACGATTACGACGATAATCGCTCTCACACCAACATGGCCGTGAGGAACACTTCCTTCGACTGGGGTCCTGGACACGCTCGCAGTCGCTCTCATTCCTACAGCCAGCCACAGATGTCTCTCCTACAACCTCAAGAACTGGCCGACTCGTCGGCTCCCCGGCCTCGTCCAGCACCCGTTACATGGATGTCCCTTCCGCGCAAAGGGCAGTTGGCCCTGTTGGGTCTCTGTCGTGTCTTCGACTTCCTCCAGATTGCCTCCCTGCAAGCTTACATGTTCTACCAACTGAAATCCTTCGATGAGAACCTCTCCGACGCCGATGTCTCCACCCAGGCCGGTATCCTCCAGGGTGCCTTTACCGCCGCGCAATTTGCAACAGCTATCCCTTGGGGCCGTGTCGCCGATGCAGAATGGGGTGGTCGCAAGTTTGTCTTGCTGGTTGGTCTTATTGGTACCGCGTTGTCCTGTCTGGGTGTTGCCTTTTCGACGTCGTTCGCGCAGGCCGTGTTCTGGCGTTCTTTTGGCGGTGCCATCAACGGGACGGTTGGTATTATTCGGACCATGATCGCGGAGAatgtcaaggagaagaaatacCACTCGCGCGCGTTCCTGATTCTGCCTATCGGGTTCAACGTCGCCGCGTTGTTCGGACCTGGTAGGTACCCTGCTGTGATGTTTGTGGCTACAGCTAATTTCTTTTAGTGATGGGTGGTATGCTGGCTGATCCGGTCAAGGCGTATCCTCGACTCTTCGGTCCTGATTCTTCTTTCGGCGGCGCCGACGGTGTGCAGTGGCTCATTCGCTACCCGTATGCGCTGCCCATGCTGGCGAATTGCATTTTCCTGACATTTGCTGCGGTCTGTGTCGCCATCGGTCTTGAAGAGGTATGTTTTCTGTTGAAATCTGCTATGCGCACTGCTAACTGACTGCACAGACTCTGGAAGCTTGCAAGGGCAAGCCCGGTCTGGGCGTGTTCTCGATGCGCATCTTCGCTCGCGGCATCCGGGCCATCGTTCCTTCGAACTCTCCGCTGTATCAGAGACTGCCATTCGCGGACTACGACGAGGCTGGTCCTCTGCTGAACCGCAGAGACCCGGCCGAGAGCTacgagatggaagagaaggcgaCCAAGGCAAGCCGTCAGGCTCGCACTTTGCCTTTCCGCCGGATCTGGACCAAGAACGTGCTGTGCACGCTGTTGGCGCAGGCCTTCTTCGACTTTCAGATGGGTGCTTTCAACAATCTCTGgttgcttttcctctctaCCCCGCGTTATGATGCCAACGACCCTGCCAGTCCGGTCCAGAGACTGCCCTTTATCTTCACTGGCGGTCTGGGCATGCTGCCACAAAGTGTTGGTTTCGCTACTGCCATTCTCGGTGTGATTGGCATGCTTCTCCAGTTCACCATTTACCCCAGCATCAACAACCGTTTGGGCACGGCCAAGAGTTACCAGTACTTCTTGACCCTTTTCCCTCTGGCGTACGCATTCGCGCCATACATTGCTCTTGCTCCGTCGTCCGCACCCCCGCCGGGCCAGGCCAACGGCGGATGGGTGTGGTTCTCCATCATTGTGGTCTTGTTCCTGCAAGTGACGGCACGAACCTTCACTCTTCCCACCTCCATCATTCTCCTGAACAACTGCTCTCCGCACCCGTCAGTGCTCGGCACCATCCACGGCATCGGCCAGTCCGTGTCCTCGGCGTTCCGTACCATTGGACCGATCTTTTCCGGATCGTGGTACGGCTACGGTCTGGAGATGGGCATGGTCGGATTCGCCTGGTGGCTGATTGCATTGGTGTCGGTGTTTGGCTGCGTGGCAGCCATCTTTGTCTACGAAGGTTCCGGACATGAAGTCTTCCTCCccggtgaggaagaagagcgggACTAAGTCTTGcttgttttattttctcatATCACTGCACAGGCGTTAGAGTTGCTTCTtgtacatatatataatggaCCCATTGCATAGCGGTGTCCGGTCGTGTGCTTTGGATTTTGATCTGGTTTGGGATGGTTCAGCGGTTGCTGTTGATATATTATACCTGTTGTTACATTATGCATTGGatgatgaaagagagaacAGAGAGGATAGATAGAcggatgcatgcatgcatctaATAGAAGTTTTGCTCGTGCTTATCATCATAACATCGTAACTGTTAATGTAGTGAGTATAGAGGGAATGTGCATGTCACCGTCTCAACGCCGCAAACCGTCTCGTCAACTCATCCAACTCGGGTATATCACTCTTCGCCGGCTTCGACTGCCTTGCCTCTTTAgacacatcctcctccccaggcACCTTGACCTTGGGATGCAAATTATCCACCCTCGGCCCCGGCGGCGCCACACTCACCGGACTCTTTCCCTCGGAATATAGCCCCCGCGGCGGCGTTGCCTTATTCAACTCCATTGTCTCGGATGCCCGTCGCACGTCATTCTCACTATCACCAGACTGACCAATCTTCCTCGGCGTAGACGGCAACTtcacatccccatcaccatcaccatcatccctgtcctcatcctccacaaaACTCGGCACATCCCCCTCCGGCGAAGCAACAGACCCATCCGGCCAAGTAACCCCATATGCCCTCGCAATCTCGACAAGATAActctccaccaactcctccgaAGGCGGCTTCACCCTCAACCCCCTCACCAACCGTTCCGGaaccttcacctcctccagcttATTCTCCTGCGCCAGCATCATGAAATCCTTCCCCCATCGATCGCTAAGTAATCCCCGCAGGATCGTCATTTCCCGAATATCGTGCGGGAACCGCGCATACGAGTAGAATATCACTGCCGCTGCTTCGTCGAGGGCTGGGTCGATGTagccttctttttccactGCGGCgcctgcttcttccccaccaCCGCTTTCAGCTCTTGCttgttctgctgctgctgcttgtgATGTACCggtggtttgttgttgttgttgtttccgCCCAAACCCCCAAAACGAGAACCCTGAGCTTTTCCCCTCTGCACCACCtttagatgatgatgaagaagaagaaagatggcgTTGCGCCTCCCCACGCGCTCTACTCCGCGCGCGcgcccccttctccccaaaGGCAGATTGATCGAGGAGATTCGCCCGCGCGAGAAGTAGTTCGCAGTAGAGCTCGACCATCTCCATTACTTCGACGGCGGTGTCGGTCGCGATTACATTCTCGACGCGGATGCGGGCGCTCGTGGAGCGGTTCTCGGCTAGCAGGGTGGAGAGGTCGCGCCGTTGGACGACGGAGCTGGCGGTGTCTTTTTTTTGGAGTAGGCGGAGGCGTGGGATtaggaggtggagggtgcTGGTTAGTTTTGCCTGGAGGATTGAGAGGAGTTGTTAGTTtgggggttggaggggtggaggggtgcggggatgagggtggtggattggggggtgtggatgggatgggagggcatggagagaggggaggagggcgtaCTGTTTGTGGTGAGGGAGGCattttggtggtggaggtggtggttgttgttgtgggtgtggtggtgagtgTGAGTGTAGAGAAtagagggaggtggtgaggagatgatgatgatgttaggCAGtgcaggtggaggtggaggtgggccGATTGGCTTCCCGCTTTGGCATTGACACAGGCTACTAACTCCGTacatctttctctttctactTTATCCAGTTCATCACTACTCCACTTTGCTTGTGGGTATTGGGTTGCTCCTTTGGATTAATCTGGACATTCTTCTTAATTGCACTGCTACTCGTTCAAATAGAGATGGAATCTGACTGTTCAATTGGAATTCGTACTAGTGAATGCGGGCTGTTCTATCCTCTACCCTATGATTATCATGCTAAGTGGCACTTGGCACTTGGATTACAGATTAATGACTATATTAACAGTAAACATTATCAATAAATGCTCATCAATCAAGCATGTACAAGAACGTCAATCATAAGGGTATAAAGTATAGTGTGAAAAAGGTGCCCATCAGAAGTGAACCAAGAAAAATGATGGTGAGTATGCGACCATTTATGGTTTGTTAGTAGTCAACATGGTCTCAGTCTAGACCATTACAATCGCTCCAAGGACCGCCACAATCAGACTGAGCTTGGACACAGCACTgccaacagcagcaccatCTGTCACAGCTGCCGACTGTGTTGCTTGAGCAGTTCCAGATGACTGGCTGGAACCActggcaacagcagcagcagcgacaggATTCGCATGCGAGGAGCCTGTCTCCACCATGGCGTGTGGCTTGTACGTGTAGCTAGCCGACACGGTCCAGTTCAGTGCTGCGCTCGAGCTGATCTTCCAGCTGGATGAGGGCGTCCAGCTGGGGGTAGGCCGGGGggtgatgctgctggagctggtggtgctgatggtggagctggagctgagcgtggagctggaggtaGTAGTGCTGGACGGGGTCGGGGTCGGGGTGCTGCTGGTagtgctggagctggagctgatAACCGTCGACGTGCTGCTGGTAGTAGGGACGATGCTGCTGGTCgaggtggagctggagctggagctagcgctgctgctgacgaCGACGCTGCTAACACTGCTGCTAGACACCGGCACGCTGGCCGAGTCACCTTCCTTGTCGAAGACAACGACATTGGCCTTGCCGCCCTTGGGCACTGTCACCACACAGAAGGTGGCACCGCCTGCACCCACCGAGCTGTCGCCAGTCATCTCGTTCACGCCATTGACGGACGGGTCGATCTTGCAGGGCAGACCATTGCAGCCGCCGCCCTCGCACTCGATCTCGACACCGAATTCAGGGACTTCGTTGCGGAACGGGGTGGTCGGTTCCAGGTAAATCGGGTTCCATCCGAGCTTCACATAGGTGTTGCCGTCGCCGTCGGTGTTGGCACCGGCAACATACGGGGACCAGTTGCCGTAGGGGTTAGCGGAGGTACCCCAGACACAGGCCGTCTCGGTGTTGTATCCGGGAGGGTTGATATAGAAGCTATACTGTCAGTATAATGATCTCTTACAAGTAAAAGTAATGGAAAACCTACTGCGCCGCAGTCTCACACCAGTAACTCAGATCCGGAACAGCCAGGGTAGCCAATTCCTCAACAAGCGTGGGAATCAACATGGCCTCATTGCCAGGAAGAACCGTCTGGCAGAAAGACACCTGCTCCTTGCACTTGTTCTTCGCGCTGACGACGCCGGTGCCGTCCTTGCAGTAGGGACGGTCCGGGAAGGGCTTCTGAATCTCGCCGTTCTCGTCGCAGTACAGTCCACCATTCTACTCTTGTCAGTCACGCCCAACAAAGGTTTACTCTCAGGCAACTTACCATGGACATGGGGTAGGTGTACGAAGTAGCCTCAGGGTCCCACTGCATAGAGACCTGACCAGCCGGACAAGCATACGGGCAGTATCCGCCAGGCTTACACTCCTGGTCAGGGCTCATAGCCCATCCACCATTGACCTCGTGGGGAGTGATAGGGATCAAGCCAGCCCCGGAGGGGAACTGGCACGAGGAGCTCTTCTTCACCACGGGGGCATCCACCGAGCGATGGCTGCGGTGGTGGCCATGGTCATGGGCGTGCTTGGCTGCTTGGACAGCAGTCATGGCTAGGAAAGCCACCGTTGCGCTAGTGGCCTTCATTGTTGTATGAGAtgtgtatatgtatgtatgttgtaTGTATATGTAACCAAAGGTGGAGAGATGTGATATGTATGGGTCAGTTTTGTGAGATATATAGCGGCAGACAAATAGGCAGGTAAGTATAGAGAATAATTGAATATGACACCACGACAGACCACGCGAAACGAAAGACTAGGGTCAGTAAAGACAAGAACGAGAGACTGGACCgaagcaaagaaagagaaggaaaagaggaagagaaagagagagacaagag belongs to Aspergillus luchuensis IFO 4308 DNA, chromosome 3, nearly complete sequence and includes:
- a CDS encoding arylsulfotransferase family protein (COG:S;~EggNog:ENOG410PK7H;~InterPro:IPR039535;~PFAM:PF05935,PF14269;~SECRETED:SignalP(1-33);~TransMembrane:1 (n17-28c33/34o588-609i)), encoding MVAFTHIAGGSAPSSIVACVALLLLACLHTVVAEIDSVFKSRPDLYPPVLTLEHRVPDKLSPGYIFVGPYEASNSGPYIYDDEGNLVWSGWGNSGPGNAHGMHVCKYKGKDHLCFFQGVQQNGYCRGHGVIMDDHYRIVRTVVPGGGMASSDMHEFMPINDGKTALMTVYQQRQFDMSPWNVKSGMGWVMESIFQEVDVETNEVLFEWKSLDHVDPSDAYTWPSHTDTSGTGLDPRSPWDYFHINSIDKNADGDYLISSRHTCAIYKISGKDGSIIWRLHGAHPTFKNINFSFSQQHDARWLGENSTHTLLSLYNNGFNGFNRTHDFSSGMIILIDHQDNTATQLHDYSPPGKTMISSSQGNMQVLPNKNVFIGWGNNAYVSEHDEEGNVLLWGYIDKDRIMNYRAQKFEWDGMPTDVPALWTYSQSTDTFSPTTFYVSWNGATRVKYWRFYGATNSTGPYMLIKQTEKRGFETSYSAPHFYRWTYAEAVDVEGKVLGKSRSMFTFTPSPDLQGYCGRESCENAQTYGMPGEEGAGPAIPPAGINTVPWVDPDHPDAHFDWGQTGDDEDESESGSGNLKSVYDNNVGWIAPVFGFVVAIVAIYTIMRIYRRQQQFSRVKERASTESVDRIERSKPWTESEETPWWHWRRWTKSQEPPRYFPLAEQRSPSWRAEGHYVR
- a CDS encoding putative MFS transporter (COG:P;~EggNog:ENOG410PHRS;~InterPro:IPR020846,IPR011701,IPR036259;~PFAM:PF07690;~TransMembrane:11 (i177-200o220-237i249-269o275-296i308-331o361-383i469-493o513-540i560-579o591-610i666-686o);~go_function: GO:0022857 - transmembrane transporter activity [Evidence IEA];~go_process: GO:0055085 - transmembrane transport [Evidence IEA]) codes for the protein MPAPKSGSQGTAGRPSLPSLSLSSTTPSSAISTPAATPNPLSATSSSFAQASKSRNARHTRATSWTSGHDQGGEPDPADFTSSQQRRRRESNISLADVSEGSSGRYDDDYDDNRSHTNMAVRNTSFDWGPGHARSRSHSYSQPQMSLLQPQELADSSAPRPRPAPVTWMSLPRKGQLALLGLCRVFDFLQIASLQAYMFYQLKSFDENLSDADVSTQAGILQGAFTAAQFATAIPWGRVADAEWGGRKFVLLVGLIGTALSCLGVAFSTSFAQAVFWRSFGGAINGTVGIIRTMIAENVKEKKYHSRAFLILPIGFNVAALFGPVMGGMLADPVKAYPRLFGPDSSFGGADGVQWLIRYPYALPMLANCIFLTFAAVCVAIGLEETLEACKGKPGLGVFSMRIFARGIRAIVPSNSPLYQRLPFADYDEAGPLLNRRDPAESYEMEEKATKASRQARTLPFRRIWTKNVLCTLLAQAFFDFQMGAFNNLWLLFLSTPRYDANDPASPVQRLPFIFTGGLGMLPQSVGFATAILGVIGMLLQFTIYPSINNRLGTAKSYQYFLTLFPLAYAFAPYIALAPSSAPPPGQANGGWVWFSIIVVLFLQVTARTFTLPTSIILLNNCSPHPSVLGTIHGIGQSVSSAFRTIGPIFSGSWYGYGLEMGMVGFAWWLIALVSVFGCVAAIFVYEGSGHEVFLPGEEEERD
- a CDS encoding DUF292 domain protein (BUSCO:EOG09264PK5;~COG:Z;~EggNog:ENOG410PJI2;~InterPro:IPR005061,IPR042277;~go_process: GO:0015031 - protein transport [Evidence IEA]), yielding MPPSPQTAKLTSTLHLLIPRLRLLQKKDTASSVVQRRDLSTLLAENRSTSARIRVENVIATDTAVEVMEMVELYCELLLARANLLDQSAFGEKGARARSRARGEAQRHLSSSSSSSKGGAEGKSSGFSFWGFGRKQQQQQTTGTSQAAAAEQARAESGGGEEAGAAVEKEGYIDPALDEAAAVIFYSYARFPHDIREMTILRGLLSDRWGKDFMMLAQENKLEEVKVPERLVRGLRVKPPSEELVESYLVEIARAYGVTWPDGSVASPEGDVPSFVEDEDRDDGDGDGDVKLPSTPRKIGQSGDSENDVRRASETMELNKATPPRGLYSEGKSPVSVAPPGPRVDNLHPKVKVPGEEDVSKEARQSKPAKSDIPELDELTRRFAALRR
- a CDS encoding SUN domain-containing protein (CAZy:GH132;~COG:S;~EggNog:ENOG410PG80;~InterPro:IPR005556;~PFAM:PF03856;~SECRETED:SignalP(1-18)), encoding MKATSATVAFLAMTAVQAAKHAHDHGHHRSHRSVDAPVVKKSSSCQFPSGAGLIPITPHEVNGGWAMSPDQECKPGGYCPYACPAGQVSMQWDPEATSYTYPMSMNGGLYCDENGEIQKPFPDRPYCKDGTGVVSAKNKCKEQVSFCQTVLPGNEAMLIPTLVEELATLAVPDLSYWCETAAHFYINPPGYNTETACVWGTSANPYGNWSPYVAGANTDGDGNTYVKLGWNPIYLEPTTPFRNEVPEFGVEIECEGGGCNGLPCKIDPSVNGVNEMTGDSSVGAGGATFCVVTVPKGGKANVVVFDKEGDSASVPVSSSSVSSVVVSSSASSSSSSTSTSSIVPTTSSTSTVISSSSSTTSSTPTPTPSSTTTSSSTLSSSSTISTTSSSSITPRPTPSWTPSSSWKISSSAALNWTVSASYTYKPHAMVETGSSHANPVAAAAVASGSSQSSGTAQATQSAAVTDGAAVGSAVSKLSLIVAVLGAIVMV